One window of the Chitinophaga niabensis genome contains the following:
- a CDS encoding choice-of-anchor I family protein has protein sequence MHVKNLLSLLVIATLFACNGDKDAPFFVDEDPATFALVSTIDIGVKPTKPGAAEISAYDPITKRLFTVSNIEGDNKIVVIDFKDPANMSVIKTIDVKTYGAVNSVSVYNGKIAAAIEAINKQENGKVVVFNTSDYSVVKVIPVGALPDMVTYSPDGAYILTANEGEPNADYTNDPTGSVSIISVNDNYSVVNLDFSGFATQQAALALKGLRIGGLNTTFAKDMEPEYVTVSPDSKTAWVTLQENNAIAKINISTKTITDVFPLGFKDYNTDANAMDLSDKDGGFLPKKYKVKGTYMPDAIAVLMSGGTPHLFTVNEGDAREYTAYTDVKRLSSQNLDPVAFPDAVALKTEAQLGRLNISYRYGDTNGDGLLDEIYSLGARSFSVWNGNTGAQIYDSKNELDAKANAAGIYDDGRSDDKSIEPEGITIGVVGKKTVAFVGLERVDAVAIYDVSNPAAPVFLQMVKAGDAPEGVLFIAAKDSPIKKSLLVVSSEDDGLIKVYKPNSL, from the coding sequence ATGCACGTTAAAAATTTACTTTCTCTTTTAGTAATTGCCACATTATTCGCTTGTAACGGAGACAAAGATGCCCCCTTCTTTGTTGACGAAGACCCCGCTACTTTTGCTTTAGTTAGTACAATAGACATCGGTGTAAAACCAACTAAACCCGGTGCCGCAGAGATCTCTGCCTACGACCCCATCACCAAACGTCTCTTCACGGTATCCAATATTGAAGGCGATAATAAGATCGTAGTGATCGATTTTAAAGATCCTGCTAATATGAGTGTGATCAAGACCATTGATGTGAAAACTTATGGCGCTGTGAACAGCGTATCTGTTTATAATGGTAAAATAGCTGCGGCTATTGAAGCCATCAACAAACAGGAGAACGGAAAAGTAGTAGTATTCAATACCAGCGACTACAGTGTAGTGAAAGTAATACCTGTAGGTGCATTGCCGGACATGGTGACTTACAGCCCGGATGGTGCTTACATCCTCACAGCTAATGAAGGTGAACCCAATGCAGATTATACCAATGACCCTACCGGTTCCGTGTCTATCATTTCTGTAAATGATAACTACAGCGTGGTGAACCTGGATTTCTCCGGTTTTGCTACCCAGCAGGCTGCACTGGCCCTGAAAGGTTTGAGGATCGGTGGTTTGAACACCACTTTCGCAAAAGATATGGAACCTGAGTATGTAACAGTTTCCCCTGATTCTAAAACAGCCTGGGTTACTTTGCAGGAGAACAATGCGATTGCTAAGATCAATATCTCTACTAAAACCATCACGGATGTTTTCCCGCTTGGTTTTAAAGATTACAATACGGATGCCAATGCCATGGACCTGAGTGATAAGGACGGCGGCTTCCTGCCAAAGAAATATAAAGTGAAAGGTACTTACATGCCTGATGCTATTGCCGTATTGATGAGCGGTGGTACGCCTCACCTCTTTACTGTTAACGAAGGTGATGCGCGTGAATATACTGCTTACACAGATGTGAAAAGACTTTCCAGTCAAAACCTGGACCCTGTTGCCTTCCCTGATGCAGTTGCCCTGAAAACAGAAGCGCAATTAGGCCGTTTGAATATCTCTTACAGATATGGGGATACAAACGGAGATGGATTGCTGGATGAAATATACTCATTAGGTGCCCGTTCCTTCAGTGTTTGGAATGGTAACACCGGCGCACAGATCTACGACAGCAAAAACGAGTTGGATGCAAAAGCCAATGCAGCCGGTATTTATGATGATGGCCGCAGTGATGATAAAAGCATTGAGCCGGAAGGTATCACCATCGGTGTAGTGGGAAAAAAAACTGTTGCTTTCGTAGGTCTGGAAAGAGTAGATGCAGTAGCGATCTACGATGTATCTAATCCTGCAGCACCTGTTTTCTTACAAATGGTGAAAGCTGGCGATGCACCTGAAGGTGTATTGTTTATTGCTGCAAAGGATAGTCCTATTAAGAAGAGCTTACTGGTAGTGAGCAGTGAAGATGATGGACTGATAAAAGTTTACAAACCGAATTCGCTGTAA
- a CDS encoding glycoside hydrolase family 88/105 protein: protein MKYVLLVLCLLSQLASAQNKKEVLKAMRITNQYFMQKWPDPGKPTFTNKERPSNLWTRAVYYEGLMALYSIDKQKSYYDYAVAWGEAHKWGLWGGPQVRNADNQCCGQTYIDLYLLDKKEERIRDIKVSMDNMKASAKIDDWWWIDALQMAMPVFARLGVIYKDTSYFNRMYDMYVNTKKGLYNTADHLWWRDKDFIPPYKEPNGEDCYWSRGNGWVVAALVRTLSLVPASDPHYAEYLQDYRDMLQALLPIQRTDGFWNASLHDANNYGGKELTGTALFVYGMAWGINHKIIDRKAYLPVLLKAWDAMVKDCIHEDGKLGYMQSTGKEPKDGQPVTYDKIPDFEDYGLGCFLLAGSEVYKLKNR from the coding sequence ATGAAATACGTACTCCTGGTATTATGCCTGCTCAGCCAGCTGGCTTCTGCTCAAAATAAAAAGGAAGTGCTGAAAGCCATGCGCATCACCAATCAATACTTCATGCAAAAATGGCCTGATCCCGGTAAACCTACTTTCACCAATAAAGAACGTCCCTCCAATCTCTGGACACGCGCGGTATATTATGAAGGGCTGATGGCTTTGTACAGCATCGATAAGCAAAAGTCTTATTATGATTACGCAGTAGCCTGGGGCGAAGCACATAAATGGGGCCTGTGGGGAGGGCCGCAGGTAAGGAATGCGGATAACCAATGCTGCGGGCAAACTTACATCGATCTTTACCTGCTGGACAAAAAAGAAGAACGTATCCGTGATATCAAAGTATCCATGGATAATATGAAAGCCTCTGCTAAAATTGATGACTGGTGGTGGATAGACGCATTGCAAATGGCCATGCCGGTATTTGCACGGCTGGGTGTGATCTATAAAGACACGAGCTATTTTAACCGCATGTACGATATGTATGTCAATACAAAGAAAGGTTTGTATAACACCGCAGATCATTTGTGGTGGAGAGATAAAGATTTTATTCCTCCCTATAAAGAACCGAACGGAGAAGATTGTTATTGGAGCAGAGGTAACGGCTGGGTGGTGGCAGCCCTGGTGCGGACACTTTCCTTAGTCCCTGCTTCTGACCCGCATTATGCAGAATATTTACAGGATTACCGGGATATGCTGCAGGCGCTGCTTCCCATTCAACGTACAGATGGTTTCTGGAATGCCAGTTTGCATGATGCCAATAACTACGGCGGCAAAGAATTAACAGGTACAGCCTTGTTTGTATATGGTATGGCCTGGGGCATCAATCATAAAATAATAGACCGAAAAGCCTATCTGCCGGTACTGCTCAAGGCCTGGGATGCTATGGTAAAGGATTGCATTCATGAGGACGGGAAGCTGGGATACATGCAAAGTACAGGCAAAGAGCCTAAAGATGGGCAGCCTGTTACCTATGATAAGATCCCGGATTTTGAGGACTATGGCCTGGGTTGTTTCCTGCTGGCAGGCAGCGAAGTGTATAAGCTCAAAAACCGGTAA
- a CDS encoding rhamnogalacturonan acetylesterase, with product MLFIIGDSTVKNGSAQQWGWGSFLADHFDSTQIKIENHAIGGRSSRTFITEGRWERILAVLKPGDYVLIQFGHNDGGALDDTSRARGSIKGIGDESKEIYNPIRKQQEVVYTYGAYLRKYVTDAKAKGAIPIICSPVPRDNWKEGKVNRANNDYGKWAKEVAVATGTFFIDLNNNIADKYDAMGAEKVKPLFIGDHTHTSKEGAKLNATTVAESLKQIII from the coding sequence GTGCTCTTTATCATCGGTGATTCTACTGTGAAAAATGGCAGTGCACAACAATGGGGCTGGGGCAGTTTCCTCGCTGATCATTTTGATTCCACACAGATCAAAATAGAAAACCATGCCATCGGCGGAAGAAGCAGCCGCACTTTTATCACAGAAGGAAGATGGGAACGTATCCTGGCAGTACTGAAGCCCGGCGATTATGTACTCATTCAGTTCGGGCATAATGACGGCGGTGCGCTGGACGATACTTCCAGGGCCAGGGGCTCTATCAAAGGCATCGGGGATGAAAGCAAAGAGATCTACAACCCCATCCGCAAACAGCAGGAGGTGGTATACACCTATGGTGCGTATTTGCGGAAGTATGTGACAGATGCCAAAGCAAAAGGCGCTATTCCCATTATCTGCTCTCCTGTTCCAAGGGATAACTGGAAAGAAGGAAAAGTGAACCGCGCTAATAATGATTATGGTAAATGGGCGAAAGAAGTAGCTGTTGCCACGGGCACTTTTTTTATCGACCTCAATAATAACATCGCAGATAAGTATGATGCCATGGGGGCTGAAAAGGTGAAACCACTTTTTATCGGGGACCATACCCATACCAGTAAAGAAGGTGCTAAGTTGAATGCCACTACAGTGGCGGAAAGTTTAAAACAGATAATTATATGA
- a CDS encoding rhamnogalacturonan lyase produces the protein MKSTFILLYLFVSLSASAQRQMECLDRGVVAISMPNGSNFISWRSLVSDEERIAFSVYRDGEKINAKPITDVTSFEDMTADTAKAYNYEIRAEKERSKIFKKKAGGQPYISVPLQLPPGYHANDASVGDVDGDGEYEIILHVAGRGKDNSQAGITDPPVFQAYKLDGTLLWTIRLGRNIREGAHYTQFMVYDLDGDGKAEVAMKTADGTMDGVGKVIGDSSKDWRNERGYILAGPEFLTVFSGLTGAALATVNYIPSRHTSLQPMGSELKEVWGDGNGNRVDRFLACVAYLDGKQPSLIMSRGYYTRTVLSAWNFRNGQLTPLWTFDSDEPGGANRAYRGQGNHNLSVADVDADGKDEIIFGAMTIDDNGKGLYSTGLGHGDALHVTDLDPARPGLEVFDIQERFGDAGASFRDARTGEVIWKKASVKAGDDGEGPGRGLALDIDPRYPGYECWVAGAGIMGLFDAKGNKIAERTPACNMGIYWDGDVLSEILNGTSVEKWMYETSTTTKLLEASRYNCVRNNGTKSNPVLSADILGDWREEVIYRTTDSKELRIFSTTIPTNKKFYTLMQDPQYRLSIAWQNVAYNQPPHTGFHMGEGMKQPPKPNIQLCR, from the coding sequence ATGAAAAGTACTTTCATCCTGTTATACCTGTTTGTTAGCCTCAGCGCATCTGCCCAACGGCAAATGGAGTGCCTGGACCGTGGGGTGGTAGCTATTTCCATGCCTAATGGCAGTAATTTCATCAGTTGGCGCTCCCTTGTATCCGATGAAGAAAGAATAGCCTTTTCCGTTTACCGGGACGGTGAAAAGATAAATGCAAAACCCATTACCGATGTAACATCATTTGAGGATATGACTGCTGATACTGCAAAGGCCTACAACTATGAGATCAGGGCAGAGAAAGAACGCAGTAAAATATTTAAGAAGAAAGCAGGCGGGCAGCCTTACATATCTGTCCCGCTGCAATTACCTCCGGGTTATCATGCCAACGATGCATCTGTAGGAGATGTGGATGGCGATGGAGAATACGAGATCATCCTGCATGTTGCCGGCAGAGGTAAAGATAATTCACAGGCAGGTATTACAGACCCTCCTGTATTTCAGGCATACAAACTGGATGGTACATTACTGTGGACGATCCGGCTTGGCAGGAATATCCGCGAAGGGGCACACTATACACAGTTCATGGTGTATGACCTGGATGGGGATGGTAAAGCGGAAGTGGCGATGAAAACAGCAGATGGTACGATGGATGGTGTGGGGAAAGTAATTGGTGATTCCTCTAAAGACTGGCGGAATGAAAGAGGATACATCTTAGCCGGTCCTGAATTCCTCACGGTCTTCAGTGGACTAACAGGGGCAGCTTTGGCAACGGTGAATTACATTCCGTCACGGCATACCTCATTACAACCTATGGGTAGTGAACTAAAAGAGGTATGGGGCGATGGAAATGGTAACCGCGTAGATCGTTTCCTTGCCTGTGTTGCTTACCTGGATGGTAAACAGCCCAGTCTGATCATGTCCCGCGGATATTATACCCGTACCGTGCTCAGTGCATGGAATTTCCGCAACGGGCAACTTACGCCACTCTGGACTTTTGACAGTGATGAACCCGGAGGTGCGAACCGTGCTTACAGGGGGCAGGGAAATCATAATCTCTCTGTAGCCGATGTGGATGCAGATGGGAAAGATGAGATCATATTCGGTGCCATGACCATTGATGATAACGGAAAGGGATTGTATTCTACGGGGCTCGGACATGGCGATGCCTTACATGTAACAGACCTTGATCCTGCGCGTCCGGGGCTGGAGGTATTTGATATACAGGAACGCTTCGGGGATGCCGGTGCGAGTTTCAGAGATGCGCGTACCGGAGAAGTGATCTGGAAAAAAGCTTCCGTGAAAGCAGGGGATGATGGGGAAGGCCCCGGCCGTGGATTGGCATTGGATATTGATCCCCGGTATCCGGGTTACGAATGTTGGGTAGCAGGTGCCGGTATCATGGGGCTTTTTGATGCAAAAGGGAATAAGATAGCAGAACGCACACCGGCCTGTAACATGGGCATCTATTGGGATGGAGATGTGCTCAGTGAAATACTTAACGGCACTTCCGTAGAGAAATGGATGTATGAAACCAGTACAACCACCAAACTGCTGGAGGCCAGTCGATATAACTGTGTACGCAATAACGGCACTAAATCCAATCCTGTATTGTCTGCTGATATTTTGGGCGACTGGCGCGAAGAAGTGATCTACCGCACAACAGACAGTAAGGAGCTGCGCATCTTTTCAACTACCATCCCCACCAATAAAAAATTCTATACGCTCATGCAGGATCCGCAATACCGATTAAGTATAGCCTGGCAGAATGTGGCATACAATCAGCCTCCGCATACCGGTTTTCATATGGGAGAAGGGATGAAGCAGCCACCCAAACCAAATATTCAGTTATGCAGATAA
- a CDS encoding glycoside hydrolase family 28 protein → MKILFTILITCATQLLHAQNLAWADKVGAVSFPSSKKVFTANDYGVVSDTVTINTKAIQKAIDDCAAKGGGIVVFKPGAYVTGSIFIKSNVHLRLDKGVTLLGSQDFADYPDLDTRIAGIEMRWPAAMINILNAKNAALTGSGVINARGKFCWDKYWRMRKEEYEPQGLRWIVDYDAKRVRTILVQNSADVTLKEVTVKNAGFWTVQLLYSTRITADGLIIRNNEDGKGPSTDGIDVDSSSWVLIQNCDIDCNDDDFCLKAGRDWDGLRVNRPTEYVVIRKCIARKGGGLLTLGSETSGCIRHVLATDLIAKGTGNGFHIKSATTRGGIVEDIYFRNITLDSVGNAFHFTMNWNPTYSYSTLPEKFHPDSIPAHWKTMLQKVDPAKGIPHFRNIYVSNIKAVGVKRIISAAGLNASLLENFQFDKIEIEANTMGTIDFAQGWKITNSKLKATDNKPISVTNSLSIQTGE, encoded by the coding sequence ATGAAAATACTCTTCACGATCCTGATCACCTGCGCAACGCAGTTACTGCATGCGCAAAACCTGGCCTGGGCAGATAAAGTGGGGGCGGTTAGCTTCCCTTCCTCCAAAAAGGTCTTTACCGCGAATGACTACGGCGTGGTAAGTGATACTGTTACCATCAATACAAAAGCCATTCAGAAAGCAATTGATGATTGTGCCGCAAAAGGTGGGGGTATTGTAGTTTTTAAACCGGGTGCTTATGTTACGGGTTCCATCTTCATCAAAAGTAACGTACACCTGCGTCTTGATAAAGGCGTGACCTTGCTGGGTTCACAGGATTTTGCAGATTATCCTGACCTGGATACCCGTATTGCCGGTATTGAAATGAGATGGCCTGCGGCGATGATCAATATCCTCAATGCAAAGAATGCAGCCTTAACCGGCAGCGGCGTGATCAATGCAAGAGGCAAGTTCTGCTGGGATAAATACTGGCGGATGCGTAAGGAAGAGTACGAGCCTCAGGGCCTGCGTTGGATCGTAGATTATGATGCTAAACGGGTGCGTACCATCCTGGTGCAAAATTCCGCAGATGTAACGCTGAAAGAAGTGACCGTGAAAAATGCCGGTTTCTGGACAGTGCAATTGTTATATTCCACCCGCATTACGGCAGATGGATTGATCATCCGGAATAATGAGGATGGGAAAGGGCCCAGCACAGATGGTATTGATGTGGATTCTTCTTCCTGGGTATTGATCCAGAACTGTGATATTGACTGTAATGATGATGACTTCTGCCTGAAAGCTGGAAGGGATTGGGACGGACTTCGTGTGAACCGCCCTACAGAATATGTTGTGATCAGGAAGTGTATTGCCCGTAAAGGCGGCGGCCTTTTAACACTGGGCAGTGAAACCTCTGGCTGCATCCGTCATGTATTGGCTACAGACCTTATTGCCAAAGGAACGGGCAACGGATTTCATATTAAATCTGCCACCACCCGTGGTGGTATTGTAGAAGATATCTATTTCCGCAACATTACGCTGGATAGTGTAGGTAATGCTTTCCATTTCACTATGAACTGGAACCCTACGTACAGCTACTCCACGCTGCCGGAAAAGTTTCATCCAGACTCTATTCCCGCACATTGGAAAACCATGCTGCAAAAGGTAGACCCTGCAAAGGGCATCCCGCATTTCAGGAATATTTATGTGAGCAATATTAAAGCAGTAGGTGTAAAACGCATCATCAGTGCGGCTGGTCTCAATGCCTCCTTGCTGGAGAATTTCCAGTTCGATAAAATAGAGATCGAAGCCAATACTATGGGCACAATAGATTTTGCACAAGGCTGGAAGATCACTAATTCAAAACTAAAAGCAACGGATAACAAACCCATCAGCGTTACGAATTCCCTATCCATTCAAACCGGAGAATAA
- a CDS encoding sialate O-acetylesterase, which translates to MYRLIFFLLLGLPAMAQVKLPAIISDNMVLQQQSTVTLWGWAKPGEAVKVEANWSKGAQSTKADAAGKWAVRMKTGKAGGPYTLRFNDVEIKNVLLGEVWLASGQSNMEFVVVRQNNNYTGVLNYEQEIAGANYPNIRMIDVGNKVANEPQEDFSGKWKVCSPQTVDTFSAVAYYFAKEILRETGYPVGIINSTWGGTPAESWTKQEVLENDKDFKVIMDRFRQQLTEYPEAIAKHKLVMEKWRADTSSKKGAAPREPMGPNNSKGPYKLYNGMIAPIVNYTLKGVIWYQGESNSDRAYQYRRLFPAMIDSWRKDWKNENLPFYFVQISPHRGQSPEIRDAQFYTHRTVKHTGMVVTTDNGDSLDIHPRNKKLVGERLSRWALKYEYGKKVVVSGPLYAASKIEGNKIRISFDHADGLQAKDGPLQEFMIAGNDQQFVPAMAKIEGNTILVWHDGVQQPAAVRFAWRNFPHPNLFNKEGLPASPFKTDNWKQTTEGKN; encoded by the coding sequence ATGTACAGGTTGATATTTTTTTTATTGCTGGGCCTTCCGGCAATGGCACAGGTGAAACTTCCCGCGATCATCAGTGATAATATGGTACTGCAGCAGCAAAGCACCGTTACACTATGGGGATGGGCTAAACCCGGGGAAGCCGTGAAAGTAGAAGCAAACTGGTCAAAAGGGGCTCAAAGCACAAAAGCAGACGCAGCAGGTAAATGGGCAGTGCGGATGAAAACAGGTAAAGCAGGCGGGCCTTATACGTTACGCTTCAATGATGTAGAAATAAAGAATGTATTACTGGGAGAAGTATGGCTGGCATCCGGACAATCCAACATGGAATTTGTGGTAGTACGGCAGAATAATAATTACACAGGTGTATTGAACTACGAGCAGGAGATCGCGGGTGCCAATTACCCCAACATTCGTATGATAGATGTTGGGAATAAAGTGGCCAATGAACCGCAGGAGGATTTTTCCGGTAAGTGGAAAGTATGTTCCCCGCAAACAGTAGATACCTTTTCCGCCGTGGCTTATTATTTCGCGAAAGAGATCTTGAGAGAAACAGGTTATCCCGTTGGTATCATCAATTCCACCTGGGGCGGCACACCGGCGGAATCCTGGACAAAACAGGAAGTATTAGAGAACGATAAAGATTTCAAAGTGATCATGGACCGCTTCCGTCAGCAGTTGACAGAATACCCGGAAGCGATTGCCAAACATAAACTGGTAATGGAAAAGTGGCGGGCAGATACCAGCAGCAAAAAAGGTGCAGCACCCAGGGAACCCATGGGGCCTAACAACAGTAAAGGACCCTACAAATTATACAATGGTATGATCGCGCCGATCGTGAACTATACTTTGAAAGGTGTGATCTGGTACCAGGGAGAATCCAATTCGGACCGTGCTTATCAATACCGCCGGCTTTTTCCGGCTATGATAGACAGCTGGCGGAAAGACTGGAAGAACGAAAACCTGCCTTTCTACTTTGTGCAGATCTCTCCGCATCGTGGTCAGAGCCCTGAGATCAGAGACGCACAGTTCTATACTCACAGGACCGTGAAACATACCGGCATGGTGGTAACCACAGATAACGGCGATTCACTGGATATCCATCCGCGCAATAAAAAGCTGGTGGGAGAAAGACTTTCCCGCTGGGCTTTGAAGTATGAATATGGGAAGAAGGTGGTTGTTTCCGGGCCTTTGTATGCCGCTTCCAAAATAGAAGGTAATAAGATACGTATCTCTTTTGACCATGCAGATGGTTTGCAGGCAAAAGATGGTCCCTTACAGGAATTTATGATCGCGGGAAATGATCAGCAGTTTGTTCCCGCAATGGCAAAGATAGAAGGGAATACGATCTTGGTATGGCATGATGGGGTACAGCAGCCTGCCGCAGTACGTTTCGCCTGGAGGAACTTCCCGCATCCGAATCTTTTTAATAAAGAAGGCCTTCCGGCATCGCCCTTCAAAACGGATAACTGGAAGCAAACCACAGAAGGAAAGAACTAA
- a CDS encoding glycoside hydrolase family 43 protein, whose translation MKKICCALFLLLMMQAATAQDSVYLFSYFKDNGQDGLHLAYSMDGYTWKALKNDRSFLTPTAGKDKLMRDPCIIRGADGKFHMVWTVSWNEQSIGYASSDDLIHWSAQQDIPVMAKEPDTRNCWAPEITYDAKNKTYMIYWATTIPGRFKAGEGTGDDQYNHRMYYVTTRDFKQFSPAKLLYDHGFNVIDATIVPNGKEYIMFLKDETRTPPQKNIRISTSKQLAGPYSKPSAPITGNYWAEGPTVLKMKGKWLVYFDKYRDHKYGAIESTGGKNWTDVTDKISLPKGLRHGSIFVVTKDEFNKLNQ comes from the coding sequence ATGAAAAAGATCTGTTGCGCACTTTTTTTATTACTGATGATGCAGGCTGCTACTGCTCAGGATTCAGTATATCTCTTTTCCTATTTCAAAGACAATGGGCAGGATGGTTTGCATCTCGCTTATAGCATGGATGGCTATACATGGAAAGCTCTTAAGAACGACCGGTCTTTCCTTACGCCAACAGCCGGAAAGGATAAGCTCATGCGCGACCCCTGCATCATCCGTGGCGCAGATGGTAAATTCCATATGGTATGGACGGTGAGCTGGAATGAGCAAAGCATTGGTTATGCTTCCTCCGATGACCTGATCCATTGGTCTGCACAGCAGGATATTCCCGTAATGGCAAAGGAGCCAGATACACGGAATTGCTGGGCGCCTGAAATAACTTACGATGCAAAGAACAAAACATACATGATCTACTGGGCCACTACTATCCCGGGGAGGTTCAAAGCAGGAGAAGGAACTGGTGACGATCAGTATAATCACCGGATGTACTATGTGACTACCAGGGATTTTAAGCAGTTCAGTCCTGCAAAACTTTTATACGATCATGGCTTCAATGTAATTGATGCCACTATTGTTCCTAATGGCAAAGAATACATCATGTTCCTGAAAGATGAAACAAGAACGCCGCCGCAGAAGAACATCCGTATCTCCACCAGTAAGCAGTTGGCAGGCCCTTACAGCAAACCCTCTGCGCCCATTACCGGGAATTACTGGGCAGAGGGCCCTACGGTTCTGAAGATGAAAGGAAAGTGGCTGGTATATTTTGATAAGTACAGAGATCATAAGTATGGTGCCATTGAATCCACTGGCGGGAAAAACTGGACAGATGTAACAGATAAGATCTCTCTGCCAAAAGGCCTGAGACATGGAAGCATATTCGTGGTAACAAAAGATGAGTTTAATAAATTAAATCAGTAG